In Halobaculum sp. XH14, a single genomic region encodes these proteins:
- a CDS encoding BMP family lipoprotein translates to MSRDIDRRTFVKGASTAGIVGLAGCAGGPEDGGGDATDTPSDEETPSGEDTATDTPSGGSAELNVGMVYATGGLGDGSFNDQAQTGIQQAADELGVSYDESQPGSVSEFATYQQQYAQSTDPDYGLVSCIGFLQADALSETAADFPDQDFMIVDSVVESDNVASYTFAEHEGSFLVGQLAGLLTTSEFSAGAGSTQPDETSVGFVGGVESSLIQKFEAGFRAGVAHANSEVDVQTTYVGDFNDPSGGQEAALAMYNSGADIVYHAAGNTGTGVFQAAQEAGRFALGVDSDQSITRSNYADVILASMVKRVDTAVFNAAEAKINGEFEGGSINALGLEQEGVAIVYGAELGSELSADVTDPVSASREAIIDGEIEVPQSPSEL, encoded by the coding sequence ATGTCCCGAGACATAGACAGGCGTACGTTCGTGAAAGGAGCGAGTACCGCGGGAATCGTGGGACTCGCCGGCTGCGCCGGCGGTCCCGAGGACGGCGGCGGCGACGCGACGGACACGCCGAGCGACGAGGAGACCCCGTCCGGCGAGGACACGGCGACTGACACCCCCAGCGGGGGGTCGGCCGAACTCAACGTCGGGATGGTGTACGCCACCGGCGGCCTGGGCGACGGGTCGTTCAACGATCAGGCCCAGACCGGCATCCAGCAGGCCGCGGACGAACTCGGCGTCTCCTACGACGAGTCCCAGCCCGGCTCCGTCTCGGAGTTCGCGACCTACCAGCAGCAGTACGCCCAGTCCACGGACCCGGACTACGGGCTGGTCTCGTGTATCGGTTTCCTGCAGGCCGACGCGCTCTCGGAGACCGCCGCCGACTTCCCGGATCAGGACTTCATGATCGTCGACTCCGTCGTCGAGAGCGACAACGTCGCCTCCTACACGTTCGCCGAACACGAGGGGTCGTTCCTGGTCGGCCAGCTGGCCGGCCTGCTCACGACCTCCGAGTTCTCGGCCGGCGCGGGGTCGACCCAGCCCGACGAGACGAGCGTCGGCTTCGTCGGCGGCGTCGAGAGCAGCCTCATCCAGAAGTTCGAGGCCGGGTTCAGGGCCGGCGTCGCACACGCGAACTCCGAGGTCGACGTACAGACGACGTACGTGGGCGACTTCAACGACCCGAGCGGCGGGCAGGAGGCGGCGCTCGCGATGTACAACTCCGGCGCGGACATCGTCTACCACGCGGCGGGCAACACCGGCACCGGCGTGTTCCAGGCGGCACAGGAGGCCGGCCGGTTCGCGCTCGGCGTGGACTCCGACCAGTCGATCACCCGCTCGAACTACGCCGACGTCATCCTCGCCTCGATGGTCAAGCGCGTCGACACGGCCGTCTTCAACGCCGCCGAGGCGAAGATCAACGGCGAGTTCGAGGGTGGTTCGATCAACGCGCTCGGGCTGGAACAGGAGGGCGTCGCCATCGTCTACGGCGCCGAACTCGGCTCGGAGCTCTCCGCGGACGTCACGGACCCGGTTTCGGCCTCCCGGGAGGCGATCATCGACGGCGAGATCGAGGTCCCCCAGAGCCCGAGCGAACTGTAA
- a CDS encoding ABC transporter ATP-binding protein, with product MTEAVRLDGITKRFPGVVANDDVTLSVEQGTVHALLGENGAGKTTLMNVLYGLYEPTAGDVYVDGEGLELDEDGEYVAAPRRFDSPRDAIDAGVGMIHQHFMLVDPMTVAENITLGNEPRKWGGLAIDREAARESVIDLSERYGFDVEPDATVADVSVGVQQRVEILKALYRGADVLILDEPTAVLTPQEVEDLFEVLAELTDQGKTVIFITHKLGEALEAADEVTVLRDGKNVGSVRTDETSREELAELMVGREVVLETESSPADPGGPVLDVDGVSATDDRGVTAVDDVSLTVREGEVFGIAGVDGNGQSELVDVVTGLRDPEAGSVALDGRDVTDASRRERTRAGMAYIPEDRQERGLVMEFDLTENGVLGSQHDAPFASGGRLDWDRAGEHAEDVIGEYDVRPPDSSATAKSLSGGNQQKFIVGREFAREPTCLVASHPTRGVDIGSTEFIHDRLIELRDDGRGVLLVSSKLDEVRRLSDRLAVMYRGRVVAVVDPDEVTEEQLGLLMAGEEPEDVPYASETAAAAAEADGSGRTADSVGGDHE from the coding sequence ATGACTGAGGCCGTCCGCCTCGACGGAATCACGAAACGCTTCCCCGGCGTTGTCGCCAACGACGACGTGACGCTCTCCGTCGAACAGGGGACGGTACACGCCCTGCTCGGCGAGAACGGCGCCGGGAAGACGACGCTGATGAACGTCCTCTACGGGCTCTACGAGCCGACGGCCGGCGACGTGTACGTCGACGGCGAGGGGCTCGAACTCGACGAGGACGGCGAGTACGTCGCCGCCCCCAGACGGTTCGACTCGCCCCGTGACGCCATCGACGCCGGCGTCGGCATGATCCACCAGCACTTCATGCTGGTCGACCCGATGACGGTCGCCGAGAACATCACGCTCGGCAACGAGCCGCGAAAGTGGGGCGGGCTCGCCATCGACCGCGAGGCTGCACGGGAGTCGGTCATCGACCTCTCCGAGCGCTACGGCTTCGACGTCGAACCCGACGCGACGGTCGCGGACGTGAGCGTCGGCGTCCAGCAGCGCGTCGAGATTCTCAAGGCACTGTACCGCGGCGCGGACGTGCTCATCCTCGACGAGCCGACCGCGGTGCTCACGCCACAGGAGGTCGAGGACCTGTTCGAGGTGCTCGCGGAGCTGACCGACCAGGGGAAGACGGTCATCTTCATCACCCACAAGCTGGGCGAGGCGCTGGAGGCCGCCGACGAGGTGACGGTGCTCCGCGACGGGAAGAACGTCGGCAGCGTCCGGACCGACGAGACCTCCCGGGAGGAACTGGCCGAACTGATGGTCGGCCGCGAGGTCGTCCTCGAGACCGAGTCGTCCCCGGCCGACCCCGGCGGCCCGGTGCTCGACGTGGACGGCGTCTCCGCCACCGACGACCGCGGCGTGACCGCCGTGGACGACGTCTCGCTCACGGTCCGCGAGGGCGAGGTGTTCGGCATCGCGGGCGTGGACGGCAACGGCCAGTCGGAGCTCGTCGACGTCGTCACCGGCCTGCGCGACCCCGAGGCGGGCTCGGTCGCGCTCGACGGCCGGGACGTGACCGACGCCTCGCGCCGGGAGCGGACCCGTGCCGGCATGGCGTACATCCCCGAGGACCGCCAGGAGCGCGGGCTCGTCATGGAGTTCGATCTGACCGAGAACGGCGTGCTCGGCTCCCAGCACGACGCGCCGTTCGCCAGCGGCGGCCGCCTCGACTGGGACCGGGCCGGCGAGCACGCCGAGGACGTCATCGGCGAGTACGACGTGCGGCCGCCCGACTCGTCCGCGACGGCCAAGTCGCTCTCGGGGGGCAACCAGCAGAAGTTCATCGTCGGCCGGGAGTTCGCCCGCGAGCCGACGTGTCTCGTCGCCTCACACCCGACACGCGGCGTCGACATCGGCTCGACGGAGTTCATCCACGACCGGCTCATCGAGCTGCGGGACGACGGGCGCGGCGTGTTGCTCGTCTCCTCGAAGCTCGACGAGGTTCGTCGGCTCTCGGACCGGCTCGCGGTGATGTACCGCGGCCGGGTCGTCGCCGTCGTCGACCCCGACGAGGTGACCGAGGAACAGCTCGGCCTGCTGATGGCCGGCGAGGAGCCCGAGGACGTGCCGTACGCCTCCGAGACGGCCGCCGCGGCCGCGGAGGCCGACGGGTCGGGTCGGACCGCGGACTCCGTGGGGGGCGACCATGAGTGA
- a CDS encoding ABC transporter permease, translating to MSEDGGSDASGGGSESGLRARAVAITRRLTHASATERLLISGSALLLSIVIGFFLILAAGRMTACQSAAYSVAGVGFCYDPFVVYDRLFLGAFGDVLTDPLNGQFATTLAETTVLLFTGLAVAVAFKAGIFNIGGQGQLVVGALATALSVLYASSLVSGVLGTLVLVPFGLVVGALAGGLFGAIPGALKAYADANEVITTIMLNFVATSVALYLVQNHFKDPDSFATQTVALPDYAVFPHVVFPARANVSLLAFAFALVLAVAMAYLLARTAFGYDLRTSGLQPEAAEYGGVDAPRTIVASMALSGALAGIGGAVYVLMILGNFQVGVPDYGFDGITVSILAGNNPLGVGAAALLFGVLKSGSIVVDVGTDVPPQLVGVLRGLIVLFVAMPEFFRMAGQYAGLDRPEGETVATDGGRVVDGAVETGDDAASDSGGERR from the coding sequence ATGAGTGAGGACGGCGGCTCGGACGCGTCCGGCGGCGGGTCCGAGTCGGGGCTGCGGGCGCGGGCGGTGGCGATAACCAGGCGGCTCACGCACGCTTCGGCGACCGAGCGGCTGCTCATCTCCGGGTCGGCGCTGCTGCTCTCCATCGTCATCGGCTTCTTCCTCATCCTCGCCGCGGGGCGGATGACCGCCTGCCAGTCGGCGGCGTACTCGGTCGCTGGCGTCGGCTTCTGTTATGACCCGTTCGTGGTGTACGACCGGCTGTTCCTCGGCGCGTTCGGCGACGTACTCACCGACCCGCTGAACGGCCAGTTCGCCACGACGCTCGCCGAGACGACGGTGCTCCTGTTCACTGGCCTCGCGGTCGCGGTGGCGTTCAAGGCCGGCATCTTCAACATCGGCGGCCAGGGACAGCTCGTCGTCGGCGCGCTGGCGACCGCGCTGTCGGTGCTGTACGCCTCCTCGCTCGTCTCGGGCGTGCTCGGCACGCTCGTGCTCGTCCCGTTCGGCCTCGTGGTCGGCGCGCTCGCGGGCGGGCTGTTCGGCGCCATCCCGGGCGCGCTGAAGGCGTACGCGGACGCGAACGAGGTGATCACGACGATCATGCTCAACTTCGTCGCCACCTCGGTCGCGCTCTACCTCGTGCAGAACCACTTCAAGGACCCCGACAGCTTCGCCACCCAGACGGTCGCGCTGCCCGACTACGCGGTGTTCCCGCACGTCGTCTTCCCGGCGCGTGCGAACGTCTCGCTGCTCGCGTTCGCGTTCGCGCTGGTGCTCGCGGTCGCCATGGCGTACCTGCTCGCCCGGACGGCGTTCGGCTACGACCTCCGGACGAGCGGACTCCAGCCGGAGGCTGCCGAGTACGGCGGCGTCGACGCGCCCCGAACCATCGTCGCCAGCATGGCGCTCTCGGGCGCGCTCGCGGGCATCGGCGGCGCGGTGTACGTGCTGATGATCCTCGGCAACTTCCAGGTCGGCGTCCCGGACTACGGCTTCGACGGCATCACCGTCTCCATTCTCGCGGGCAACAACCCGCTCGGGGTCGGAGCCGCGGCGCTGCTGTTCGGCGTGCTCAAGTCGGGCAGCATCGTCGTCGACGTCGGAACCGACGTGCCGCCACAGCTCGTGGGCGTGTTGCGCGGGCTCATCGTCCTGTTCGTCGCGATGCCGGAGTTCTTCCGGATGGCCGGCCAGTACGCCGGCCTGGATCGCCCCGAGGGCGAGACGGTCGCGACCGACGGCGGCCGCGTCGTCGACGGCGCTGTCGAGACCGGGGACGACGCCGCGTCGGACTCGGGAGGTGAGCGGCGATGA
- a CDS encoding ABC transporter permease translates to MSGNESGTATVLRDWVAGLGIRFAIGLAALAAFALVVVAGVLLPGTTLGRFVDVLFANTTMSAALRLSVPIAFAALGGIFAEKSGVINIGLEGLLIISAFAGVYATDITGSVWLGLGGGIVASALLALLFAVVCIEFRADQIIAGLAVWLIALGLAPFLSQVVYGSTNTDSVATFRSLPRILAESGVPVLSTSFVDFLAWGAGLPVVGALFDASPMVYLMFVAVAASWWALNRTTFGRHVRASGENPKALDTAGVNVSLVRYKAVVLSGVLAGIGGAALALSLGQFTGNGPTMVNGKGFIAIVAFLFGNYNPVGALLSTMLFAGLDALQLTLQARDIFAVPAELVRTVPYVTVIVVLALFGRTRIPEAAGDHYESGEE, encoded by the coding sequence ATGAGCGGGAACGAGTCGGGGACGGCGACCGTGCTCCGTGACTGGGTCGCAGGCCTGGGAATCCGGTTCGCCATCGGGCTCGCGGCGCTGGCCGCGTTCGCGCTCGTGGTCGTCGCGGGGGTGCTCCTGCCGGGGACGACGCTCGGTCGCTTCGTGGACGTGCTGTTCGCCAACACGACGATGTCGGCGGCGCTCCGGCTCTCGGTGCCGATCGCGTTCGCGGCGCTCGGTGGCATCTTCGCCGAGAAGTCCGGCGTCATCAACATCGGGCTCGAGGGGCTGCTCATCATCTCGGCGTTCGCCGGCGTGTACGCCACCGACATCACGGGGAGCGTCTGGCTCGGGCTCGGCGGCGGCATCGTCGCCTCCGCGCTGCTCGCGCTGCTGTTCGCGGTCGTCTGCATCGAGTTCCGGGCCGACCAGATCATCGCCGGGCTCGCGGTGTGGCTCATCGCGCTGGGGCTCGCGCCGTTCCTCTCGCAGGTCGTCTACGGCAGCACGAACACGGATAGCGTCGCCACGTTCCGGAGCCTGCCGCGCATCCTCGCCGAGAGCGGGGTCCCGGTGCTCTCGACCTCGTTCGTCGACTTCCTCGCTTGGGGCGCGGGCCTCCCCGTCGTGGGCGCGCTGTTCGACGCCTCGCCGATGGTGTATCTCATGTTCGTCGCGGTCGCGGCCTCGTGGTGGGCGCTGAACCGGACGACGTTCGGCCGCCACGTCCGCGCGTCGGGCGAGAACCCGAAGGCGCTCGACACGGCGGGCGTGAACGTCTCGCTCGTCCGGTATAAGGCGGTCGTGCTCTCGGGCGTGCTCGCGGGCATCGGCGGGGCGGCGCTCGCGCTCTCGCTCGGGCAGTTCACCGGCAACGGGCCGACGATGGTGAACGGCAAGGGGTTCATCGCCATCGTGGCGTTCCTGTTCGGCAACTACAACCCGGTCGGCGCGCTGCTCTCGACGATGCTGTTCGCCGGCCTCGACGCGCTCCAGCTCACCCTGCAGGCGCGGGACATCTTCGCCGTCCCCGCCGAACTGGTGCGGACGGTGCCGTACGTGACCGTCATCGTCGTGCTCGCGCTGTTCGGCCGGACGCGCATCCCCGAGGCCGCCGGCGACCACTACGAGTCCGGCGAGGAGTAG